The Cottoperca gobio chromosome 5, fCotGob3.1, whole genome shotgun sequence region atatataacaagtatatataacaagtatatatatacaagtatataacaagtatatataacaagtatatacaacaagtatatataacaagtatatacaacaagtatatataacaagtatatataacaagtatatatacaacaagtatatataaacaagtatatacaacaagtatatataacaagtatatataacaagtatatacaacaagtatatataacaagtaataacaagtatatataacaagtatatataacaagtatatacaacaagtatatacaaaagtatatataacaagtatacaacaagtatataaacaagtataatatAACAAGTtaatataacaagtatatataacaagtatatataacaagtatatataacaagtatatacaacagtatatataacaagtatatacaacaagtatatataacaagtatatataacaagtatatataacaagtatatacaacaagtatatataacaagtatatacaacaaggtatatatacagataatatacacgtatatataacaagtatataaacaagtatatataacaaggatatataacaagtatatacaaacaagtatatataacaagtatatacaacaagtatatataacaagtatatacaacaagtatatataacaagtatatacaacagtatatataacaagtatatacaacaagttaTATAACAAGTAggaacaagtatatataacaagtatatataacaagtatatataacaagtatatataacaagtatatataacaagtatatacaacaagtatatacaacaagtatatataacaagtatatacaacaagtatatataacaagtatatataacaagtatatataacaagtatatataacaagtatatacaacaagtatatataacaagtatatacaacaagtatatataacaagtatatataacaagtatatataacaagtatatacaacaagtatatataacaagtatatataacaagtatatacaacaagtatatacaacaagtatatataacaagtatatatataacaagtatatataacaagtatatataacaagataacaagtttatttatttattttacatttgatttatatatttttgtgattatcttgaaataacaaatgttgttttattgtttattaggatcatctcttctcctcataatgaaaacaatgtttaataaatgaaacataataatatatctttaagttacatttctttattactattatcacaactctttattactttcttgtttttatttgttttatttgattccATCGGTTaaatagtaaaacatttataaatgtggGCAGGATGAATGAAGTGACCAAACTGATAACTTGTAATAAATACCTGCAATAAACTATATAAGAAGATATCATACATGTTGTTATGTCGGGAAAAccacatttgttattttaatgacgtaaagaacaaatgaaatgaacgTAGGAATAAAATCTCAATGGAAATGAAGAAAtatcacaaaacaacacactttatatttatatatatatatatatatatatatataacacaaatattaatgaacaaacaaacacaacatgatgaataaaaaacatgcaaaataaaactTCCATGGGTTTAAAACATTTCCCTAAACATCAGCAGACGATGAAAATGGTCTTCTCGTACAAACACGTGAAGCAACACTTGAGGCGTCACAAGCACATTGTGTGTTTCCCTTCTTGCTGCGGGCTCTGaagagttccccccccccctgcatctGTAATCTCAGGTTCTGTGTCGCTTGGAGGCGTTGGAGTATCTCCCCTCCAGCGCCCGCTCACGCCCCCCGCTGTGGACTCCTCAGCACGGAGTTTATCTGCGAGCTGCTGATAACTCAGCTGTGGAAGAGTTTAAAGTAATTACGCTGCAAAGTTGCTTCTGTAGGCAAAACATTTGAAGGTGACCGTGTGGTGATACGGCGAGGGCGTGCAGCCTGAGAGagacttttatttgtgtgtttggacGACATCAGAGGCATTAGCTTGCAATGCAGACACGACTTATAGGATTTAGATGGTATATCTTTGCACGTATGCAGCTACATTCATGAACTTTGCCTATGTTGCTCATATATCCCATAATATACTGGAGAATGGGACCGGATGCAGTAAGACATGCTGGTATTTTTAGCTACATGCAGTCATCTGCTTTCTGTAGTTTTGTTAAGGTAGCGACTCCTGAGGGAAGTCTTCAGCTGCTAAACGCTCCTCTGTGTTCTCCAGCTCGTCTCTTTGTAGCTAAAGCAAAGTtagctgtaaaaccaaaacaacaagctgaaagaagctaaaGCATTGTGATAAATCTCTCTGCAGTATTACAGACATTTCCCCCAAAGTACATATTGATTTGTGCAGTTTTATTTCACTTCTACTCGTTGTGCTGTATGATCTTCAGAAATACACCTCTTGGGTATATGGCACAGAAATGCCGCATCAGGACGGTGAAAGCTGCGTCAGCACGATTTAAAACCCTCTCTTTGGGCTTTAATGGACACGGCAAGTCCCAGCATCGTCTTCCTCCTCGCGCTTTAGCCCAATATTCAAAGATGAATGAGTAGATGTGTGTATGGGCTCCGTATGTGTACGCTTTGGTCCTCGGATTGTTGGAAATGCAAACACAGACTTTATTAACGTGCGTTTACATCAGCACAGTGCTGACTTTGGGGGTttgggaaggagagaggagcacTTCTTCACTTCTGCTTCGTCCTCGCActcgtctcctcttctcttcggGCCAGTCATCCACAGCGAGCAGTGGGGCACGCAGGACATTTTATAGGCCGCTGGTTTTTATATTAAGCACTTTTTTAAGGTGAAATAAAAGTCGGGCCTgagatatttttattattgccAACAAATCTGAACAATGAACTTCACCATGCTGCCGAAGGGAGCTTTGGATACGCTGCCCCCTACAGTCTGGGAGAATATCGGAGTGTAAAAGATCCACACGTTTCCTCGCCATGCAGCAGTCTGCGGTGCTGAAGCAGCAGACGCACACGCAGGAGCTACCGTACGTTTACCATCTGAAGTTAACGTGTTCTAATCAGCACTAAACACGAAGAAGAAAGGAACCAGGCACAACATgtgtatacattcatatataaatactcaGGATAGAAGATATGACTGatatcctctggggaacatgaaccTCTGAGCAACATCACATAGTTATAGATGCTTCTTTGTCTGGACTGAAAGGTCTACAGATCAGCAGACTGCAGACGACTCTCCAAAGCTGCACCTTCTTCATACAGGGAGAATTGCGACTTCATACATCTCGAGTGCTCTTGTACATGAAGTAATCAGGACTGACTTGATGTTCTTGCTTCTCCATCAGCTCTGTAATTGCAGTTTCAGTAATGACTTCCCACCGAGGGCCCAGATGTGCAAGAGACTCAAAGTAATCACAAGAACAGAAGTCTAGTTCCTGTCCAGCGGTCCCTGCGAGCCTGTGAAGTTCATCGCACGCCAGGAAATAAATTGCTAGACGGATGAATAAAGACAACTTTGATGTTCTTACGAGCTAAACGTTAACATGCTAAAGTATTAGCATTGCCTTCTGGTGTTTACGGGTGTCCTCCCGTGTTGAGCTAAGGTGTGGGGGAACGTTTCCTTACTGCTTCTTCTCCGTTTCATGTGTCAGCTCGAGAAAGACTTGGGTCCAGAACATAATGAAATACAGTGCAGTCTAGAGTATGCCATCGCTAAAACCATCGTCATCTGGGAGTTTAATGGAAACTAATGACCATTGGTGAGCCTTTAATAGTTTGGTGGCATTAAAGATGAAGGAGTTATTCCGCCTGTCAGACCGTTAGAAGTCCAAATCTCCAGCCGCAGGGTCGGAGCTCGAACGCTCCACAGATGAAGAGGATACTGTAAAGTATATCGAGCCTTACGGACGATATGAGACGGATCAGACAGGCACAACTTCCTTATTTCATTAGGGGGGGGCCGTATAGCCAGCAGGAAGGAAGTGGAGGATCTGAGGGGCTTTGTGTTGACAGCTTAACGTGTTGCAGACGTGTTGGAGGTCAGACGGCCATCTGCGGGCTCAGACAGAGAGCACCATGGGAAACATGACGGACTCACAGATGCCATGAGCGGCGATGTGTCTTCAAACAACTTCAAATTAAACGCCCGCCGAGGCTCCAGGGAGGAAATCTTATGCAGGGAAATAAATCCATTGTCGGGGCTAGAATGAGTTTTGTGcagttgttttctttgacaAGCAAAGCGAAGAACAACGGCCTCTGCAGCCTCTCGTGCCCCGGTACAGGTCGAAACGTTTTCTAGCAGCGTTGTTGTTTGGAGCCTGGGAACAAAGAATGTCTCGCTGCTGCTCTGTAAATGTTGTGCACGCGAGACGATCAGCAGATGGAGGAATGAATAAGACAGAATTACACAGTTGTGAGGGCAGCAGTGGAAATAAAAGCTCCTCATGTATAATGCAGACAACAGAGTGCTCCTGTTGTTATCGCTGTTCTCTTAAAGTCTGATGGTAACAAAACAGAAACGCATTAAATCTCTTCTGGGGAATAAGCTCCAGGGATTAGATCTGATCATTCACTCCGCTCTATTTGACCTTTTTGCTGAGCCATAATTAAGTCTCATCAGACGCTGACGGTGAAGCTTTTGccccaaaagaagaagaattcaaTTAGTAAAACCTCCATTTAGTCGCCGTCCCCGCAGTGTTGCATGAAATGCTGTTGGAACTTcgattttgaatttgttttccagTGAGAAGCGTTAGAGAGCCTCGAACATGATTCAGGGTCTAAATAATTTGAGACGCCATTTTTCTTTTGGGCCTCTGCCGTCTCTTCAGTGGTTtgattaaagacgtttaaacctttgattatattttatatgtttgcttttattttctttaccctGTTGAATCATAAAACCTCAGATCAATAAAACCCTTTTTTATTGTAATAAGACGTCGTGGTTCACCACATTATCATCTCTGTTCCCCGTAGCTCTCCTGGCCGGCTGCTTTGCCTTCAGATCGGGTCCGTCCCAGCGTGTCATAGCCCTCAGTTCTCCTGTGGCTCGTCTATTCTGGGATGAAGGCCCGGCCCAGCCACACTTCATCCAGGAATTAGTCAGAACCAAACGCCACTCAGTCCCTGAGTTAGTCCGAGCCCAGCCTCATTTGGTTCACGACATGGGCTGGCCAGAGATACATGAAACGTCACGCTCCCAGGCCAAGATGGACTCCGCTTACTCCTCTCAGGCGAACCCACCATCGTCTGCCGGTCTTCAGGATGTAGTCAGGACCCGCCCTGCTGTGGGTGAAAACCTCGATGTGGAAGACAAGATGGAGGTGAGGATGAGAAGTCTTTTATAAAAGATGTGAAAGACTTTTCTAAGttcttaaaaaacatttatttctgaatCAGTTTTGTTAAGATGAtggtttattttctattttcagcGCATGGTTCATCTGGCGGTTCCCCAGGACGCACAAAGCTACCGGGGGGGCTCAGACTCCACCGACCCAGAGCAGGAGCTCCACGGTGGGCCAGGAGCGGGCGATGCCTCCCTGGAGGCTTCAGGCTACTACGGAACGGACatggaggacagagacagaggagaggagggaggagaagaccgagagaggagagggggagaggacgagtgggagagagacacggtggaggacagagagaggagtggGGGAGAGGccggaggagaggaagaagagaggggaggaaggacacATGGTCAAGATGTTCATGCACTGGATGCCAATCACACAACTCCAGATCTGGACGCTCTGATTGGTTAGTAGAAACATCACAGAAGTGAGTGCTGCGGGGATGAATCCTCAAACCCGGAAATGAGTTTGAATTGTTTGCACTTCCGCTTCTCAGTTTTCTTTTGTCGACGGGTTCTTGGTTCGATTCCTGAAAtgacacaagcttaagagatttttatgtttttttctacgacattttaaagcttttacgtgtcttaaaaaaggcgTTACTAACGAGtagctttttattattaaaaaacacacatctgtcGACCACTAATTTAGTTAACGTTCAACAACTTCTGTatagctgacacacacacacacacacacacacacacacacacacacacacacacacacacacacacgtgtttctgacatgtctctttgtgtcacacAGGCTACAGTCCATCTTTACAACCCTCCAGCTCACCCAACCAGCCCAGCATCTCCCCCCCAGCTGCGGTGCATGATTCTGGGCTACACGAGCATCGTGCTCCCCCTGTGCTGGAGGTGAGGACAGATAAACGATCATATGTTTAGTTTACTCTCTTTTGTAAACTTACAGATTTTATTTCCTGACGTTACAGAAGTTAAAGTCTCTCATTTTACATAATGACTTTTGCTCTTATAATTTAATTCACAGATACAAGCCGGTGTTTTTACCTACAaactaataaaaatacaattcaaatgttacttaagtaaaaatattcaagtaaaatcAGCTTTTTCAAGTTCTAAATTAGAAAGATTTCCCCTTTCACTGTTATACTATTATacattatgtaattatatattatagcattatattattatgatctATAATAGCAGATATATTTCAGgatttctctgctgtgtttgaaaGCAGCAGAACAATGAGCAATCATCAGCTGACTTTAATTAGACGGTAAATCAGATGTAATCCAGGGCTCACCTACTTATCATGCACTGAATAATTCAATTAGACTTTAACTCATGTGTGGGAttagtgccccccccccccccccccccgtagaAGACACACAGCAAAGAATATGTTGATAAAGGCAGTTTCTCCTGAACCCACGAGTCATCGGGTCTTTGTATGTTAATATTAATTACTTATTTGCTTTATAATATtgttatgtaatatatatatatatatatatatatatatatattatatatatacataatatatatataatatatatatatatatatattaaagcaCTTAAagcataaaaagtaaaagtattttgcAGAACAGCGTTTAGATGTATAACATATTCTTAGATGTGCTCATCTTAATGTTGATTaatttatatactgctgggcaGCTTGAAAAGTTCCCCCGacgatcaataaagtttatcttaacctttaataattaatgtaagtaactaaagttattaaGGATCTGAGACGcagcagaagtataaagtatcaggaagtagaaatactcaaataaagtacctCACAATTGTACTTAAGTTAATTCATTCTGCATAAAACTTATCCTCGTGTGtcacaatataaagaaatgtggcCTAAATATCTGAATCTTTCACGCAGTGTTTGGACTCTCAGGGGACTTCAGAGACGTTCAAGTTGGGGATAAAAATAGGATTTTGGAACGCCTCGAGTGTCTCCCTTTAACGTGACGTGTACCTTACAGGTGGGTCCTTTAGAGAGAGAGCTGTGGGAGGCGGAGCCGGAGGAAGCTGGTCATTCCAGTGGCTACGGAGTCCTTCACTCCTCCGTCACCACTTCTGCTCCGACCGCTGCTGTGGGCGACGCCGCGGGAACGGCCACCCCGGAGACGGACACGGGCACAGACTTTGGGCTGCTGGGGAGTTACACGAAAGgtaaatgaagtaaaaagtacatgaAGTTTGGTACGAACATGCGTTTCCCCCGGAGGATGAATCGTGATGACTTTGGTGACACATtcagagatgaagatgaagacctgctgctctgtgctgtaaACCTGCTTTGTCTCCGCAGATGAGACCGAggatgaagagacagagagggaggaagaggaggtggaggaggaggaggaggaggaggaggaggaaacggGTCTGCCACACAAAGGCGTATTTACCCAGAATCCCACTGTAGCAGAGGTTGGCGTGGCTCCCAGCAGAGAGCCCCTGCAGCCCAgtgtggaggaagaggacgaaCACGAGTTAAAAGGTGTCTTTAACACTAAGTTATTACAATAAAGAATAAGAGTGGGACTAATATTGTTTCATAAACCCCTAAAACTCTAGACTAGTTCTGTCTTTTtcttaaaaatgactttaaccCGCAGCGACAGTTACGAAAGCGTTGGTGAAATAAACgcattatatttttgttttcccgCTCAAGGGGGGAAACTGCAAGACAgaagtgaagaggaggaggactggagacagacggaggaggaagaggagagaacgAGAATAAGTCACATCGTCCCGCTCACCACTGATCCCGCCCTCACCGCCGGCTTCACCGACGTGTCCTGGGATTGGCCGGGGAAGACCACGCCCCTGCAGACCtcgaggtcagaggtcaggggcGGAGGGGTCACAGAGGTCCATGATGGTGATGAGATGGACGAGGCAGGGCAGGTACATTTAAAGCTTTCTAAATCGACGGTCTTCTGCAGTCTAACGATACTTTAATGAATGTTCTCGTGTGAACTCacaggtggtgtgtgtggagtgGAGCAAGATGGTCGGACGTGGATACGTCATCCTCAACATGACGCAGAACTTGAACTGTGTAAGGAGTGTACAGTAACTCAGTGCTTCTACTCCATCCCAGAGAGCTGTTGTACTTCTATCTGCGGAAGAGTTTAACGGGGACAATGAGGAGTCAGAATCTCCAAAAGAAAGTAAAACCTTCAGTATGAGCACTAATGCGTACGGTTTGAGTTATTCTTAAAGGTTTGGACTTTATTCTAAACTATTCATTTCCCATGCCTGGCACTAATACTGAAGGATCTTATTTtcaacatatattatattctatatatatattctatatatatatattatattctatatattctatatattctatatattctatatattctatatatatattatattctatatatattatatatattctatatatataatatatatatatattatattctatatattctatatattctatatatatattatattctatatatattatatatattctatatatataatatatatagaatatatataatatatatagaatataatatatatatatagaatatatatatagaatataatatatatataatatatatatatattatattatatatagaatatatataatatatatatataatatatatagaatataatatatatatagaatatatagaatatatagaatataatatatatatatatattatatatatcatattctatatatatattctatatatatatattatattctatatatatattctatatatatatattatattctatatattctatatattctatatattctatatatatattatattctatatatattatatatattctatatatataatatatatatatattatatatatcatattctatatatatattctatatattatattctatatatattctatatatatattctatatatatatatataatataatatatatatatactatatatattctatatattatattatatatatattatattatatatatatattatattctatatatatatatatatattctatatattctatatataatataatatatatatataatatatatattatatatattatattatatatatattatatattctatatatatattatattatatatatatatattatattatatatatatatatatattatagaacttatatatattatatattatatatattatatattatattatattatatatatattatattccaacagtattttaatttattctcaaagacttttgttttattccccTCATGCCTGGTCCTTAATACTGTTCTGTATTTAttcttcatgtgtttcatgttttgtgcagaaaatgATCCTGGGGCGGCACCGGACCCCCCCACTGCTGATAATACAATatctcctaatactaggatgagttaatacatgtgtacatgtgtgtgtgtacatgtgtgtgtgtaacatgtgtgtgtacatgttgtgtgtacatgtgtgtgtgtgtacatgtgtgtgtgtacatgtgtgtgtgtacatgtgtgtgtacatgtgtgtgtgtacatgtgtgtgtgtgtacatgtgtgtgtacatgtgtgtgtgtacatgtgtgtgtgtgtacatgtgtgtgtgtgtacatgtgtacatgtgtgtgtacatgtgtgtgtgtactgtgtgtgtacatgtgtgtgtgtacaacagtAAAACGCTGACgggaaacattttaatgacttatatataaatatatatatatatatatatatatatatatatatatatatataaatatatatttatatatatatataaatatatatatatatatatatatataatatatatatatatatataaatatatatatatatatatatatatataaatatatatatatatatatatatataaatatatatttatacttttatttaacattttgaaagcagaACTGTTTCTGAAGTAATCTGAAGACTTTGACTGATAgtacatttaataaagtttaataaaacaataagactTTTCTCCCACGCTGTCggacagacagtgaaggagTTCAGTCCAGACACAGCTGCAGGGGGGTCGTCTGTTtgtagtgggggggggggggggggctttaccGTGGTGTCTGTCGTTGGTATTAACAATACAAACCTTTTACAAGATGAATTCGTGTTTTGTAGTTTATAGCTAACACATCATGAGACACGTTGAGCAGCTTAAAGGACTCCAGTGCATGACGCCGCTGCAGGAGTCACAACGACAGGTTGACAACGAAGCTGTGTTTATTCAAATACGAGAGGGCTGCCGTGCAATGTAACATGTCTTATTGTCGGAGGGGAACTCCAAAAGAGTGTTTAATCTGTACCCAGGATTTCTGACAGGTCTGTGCAGGATGTGAGGCGTTGAAGTGTGTATTAGTCGCTCGTGTAACTGA contains the following coding sequences:
- the podxl2 gene encoding podocalyxin encodes the protein MPGLLHITLTALLAGCFAFRSGPSQRVIALSSPVARLFWDEGPAQPHFIQELVRTKRHSVPELVRAQPHLVHDMGWPEIHETSRSQAKMDSAYSSQANPPSSAGLQDVVRTRPAVGENLDVEDKMERMVHLAVPQDAQSYRGGSDSTDPEQELHGGPGAGDASLEASGYYGTDMEDRDRGEEGGEDRERRGGEDEWERDTVEDRERSGGEAGGEEEERGGRTHGQDVHALDANHTTPDLDALIGYSPSLQPSSSPNQPSISPPAAVHDSGLHEHRAPPVLEVGPLERELWEAEPEEAGHSSGYGVLHSSVTTSAPTAAVGDAAGTATPETDTGTDFGLLGSYTKDETEDEETEREEEEVEEEEEEEEEETGLPHKGVFTQNPTVAEVGVAPSREPLQPSVEEEDEHELKGGKLQDRSEEEEDWRQTEEEEERTRISHIVPLTTDPALTAGFTDVSWDWPGKTTPLQTSRSEVRGGGVTEVHDGDEMDEAGQVVCVEWSKMVGRGYVILNMTQNLNCEEFRVDQGVRLLKVMERVFARRMNSPEGSWLISLSKPTHQQHQLLMNVESERGVVIATKDVLSMLGEIRKSLNKVGIQNYSAASSCPSRPSQTRSDYGKLFVVLVIIGSVCMVIITSGFIYICWQRRLPATKTTFRTEELHFVENGCHDNPMLDVTNDNQSEMQEKKPSTNGLSGGGGGGGGGGGGGGEESSRWQVFVNQGATEEEEEEQDTHL